One Setaria italica strain Yugu1 chromosome I, Setaria_italica_v2.0, whole genome shotgun sequence DNA window includes the following coding sequences:
- the LOC101782176 gene encoding uncharacterized protein LOC101782176, with translation MSAVVCGKRSSSIFGDELIPSPSSPPSPPHHHHPSKRARCSPARRREALLHHLLPLFPDMDPQLLERALEASGDDLDSAIKSLTELRLESAEAILSATVGASENGLSAALKLSAEGTVSNGRVVTEHPPAIDINKTNNHSSEWVELFVREMMSSSDIDDARARASRALEAFEKSIMDRVGPEAVQNLHRENVMLKEQLAIILRENAVLKRGVAIQHERQKEFDARTQEVDSLKQLVLQYQEQLKTLEINNYALRVHLKQAQQNNSMPGRFPPDVF, from the exons ATGTCTGCGGTAGTGTGCGGCAAGAGGTCCTCCTCCATCTTCGGCGACGAGCTTAtaccttccccttcctcccctccgTCCCCTCCCCATCACCATCATCCCTCCAAGCGGGCTCGCTGCTCCCCGGCTCGCCGGAGGGAGGCGCTGCTCCACCACCTACTCCCCCTCTTCCCGGACATGGATCCCCAG TTGCTCGAAAGAGCTCTTGAGGCATCTGGAGATGATTTAGATTCTGCAATAAAAAGTTTGACTGAGCTGCGCTTGGAGTCAGCTGAGGCTATCCTATCCGCTACTGTTGGTGCATCAGAGAATGGTCTATCGGCAGCTCTTAAGTTGTCAGCTGAAG GCACTGTCAGTAATGGCCGTGTAGTTACTGAGCATCCCCCTGCAATTGATATTAATAAGACAAATAATCATAGCTCTGAATGGGTTGAGCTATTTGTCAGAGAGATGATGAGCTCCTCCGACATAGATGATGCACGAGCTCGTGCCTCCAGGGCTTTGGAAGCATTTGAAAAATCCATCATGGATCGAGTAGGGCCTGAAGCAGTGCAGAATTTGCACAGG GAAAATGTGATGCTGAAGGAGCAACTAGCAATAATACTGCGCGAAAATGCTGTTCTGAAGCGCGGTGTTGCGATACAGCATGAGCGCCAAAAAGAGTTTGATGCAAGGACTCAGGAGGTTGACAGCCTGAAACAGTTGGTGCTGCAGTACCAGGAGCAGCTAAAAACTCTCGAG ATAAATAACTATGCACTTAGAGTGCATCTGAAGCAAGCTCAGCAGAACAATTCTATGCCTGGACGTTTTCCCCCTGATGTCTTCTAA